A stretch of the Cottoperca gobio chromosome 2, fCotGob3.1, whole genome shotgun sequence genome encodes the following:
- the LOC115021090 gene encoding protein-serine O-palmitoleoyltransferase porcupine-like isoform X1 — translation MEISCRMDLSSRLAVWQQLAESCGVSTVQQGLQQVWKLLLLCLLCRLCFRLGGVSTLKHVVSVLAGMYGLFLFFELHMLWVLLLSALCYLVLLLSRHSSSRGLFLSVVILIYLLVGELHLIDLVTWHKIRGSQMVVAMKAISLAFDLDRGTVGSLPSPAEFLGYVLFVGTVIFGPWISFSSYKNAIEGKKVSWLWLRSSSLCLLKSQICLLVSTCVAPYLFPLLIPIHGNTVTQKWLHAYENAVSFHFSNYFVGHLSEGTSMLAGAGFTEEKDNIRWDMSVVKPLGVEMPRSMVLVVTSWNIPMSRWLKTYAFKNAMKLGTFPAILVTYTASALLHGLSFHLGAVLLSLGFITYVEHVLRRKLASIFSACILSRPCTSDCSHQHKKEYWVMLLNLVFSLLTIFHLTYLGSMFDPGVDEQEVEEGYAAIHTIQRWSELNWASHWVVFACWVFYRLIQ, via the exons CTGCAGGATGGACCTGTCCAGCAGGCTGGCGGTGTGGCAGCAGCTGGCGGAGAGCTGTGGAGTCAGCACAGTCCAGCAGGGCCTGCAGCAGGTgtggaagctgctgctgctctgcctcctctgtAGACTCTGCTTCAGGCTGG GAGGTGTGTCCACTTTGAAGCATGTAGTGTCAGTCTTGGCTGGGATGTACGGCCTCTTCCTGTTCTTTGAGCTGCACATGCTGTGGGTGCTTTTGCTCAGTGCACTGTGTTACCTCGTTCTACTCCTCAGCCGACACTCCAGCAGCAGAGGGCTCTTCCTCTCGGTTGTCATCCTCATCTACCTCCTTGTTGG AGAGTTGCATTTGATTGACCTGGTGACCTGGCATAAAATAAGAG gctctcAGATGGTGGTGGCCATGAAGGCCATCTCTCTGGCCTTCGACCTGGACAGAGGGACGGTTGGCAGTCTGCCCTCCCCAGCTGAGTTCCTGGGCTATGTTCTGTTTGTGGGCACTGTGATCTTCGGCCCTTGGATCAGCTTCTCCAGTTATAAGAACGCCATTGAGGGCAAAAAAGTG AGCTGGCTGTGGCTGCGTAGttcctccctctgcctcctgAAGAGTCAGATCTGTCTGCTGGTCTCCACCTGCGTCGCCCCTTACCTCTTCCCTTTGTTAATCCCCATCCACggaaacacagtcacacagaa GTGGCTGCATGCTTATGAGAATGCGGTGTCCTTCCACTTCAGTAACTACTTTGTGGGTCACCTCAGTGAAGGCACCAGCATGCTGGCTGGAGCTGGCTTCACTGAAGAAAAGGACAACATCAGATG GGATATGAGTGTGGTGAAGCCTCTCGGGGTGGAGATGCCTCGCTCCATGGTGCTGGTGGTGACGTCCTGGAACATCCCCATGTCTCGATGGCTCAAAACCT ATGCCTTTAAAAATGCCATGAAACTGGGGACTTTTCCAGCCATCCTGGTGACGTACACAGCCAGTGCTCTACTGCAT GGTCTGAGCTTTCACCTGGGAGCTGTTCTGCTCTCTTTGGGCTTCATCACATATGTTGAACATG TTCTGAGAAGGAAGCTTGCATCCATCTTCAGTGCCTGTATCCTGTCCAGGCCCTGCACTTCTGACTGCAGCCATCAGCACAAGAAG GAGTATTGGGTGATGTTGCTGAACCTGGTTTTCAGCTTGCTAACCATCTTCCACCTCACCTACCTGGGCTCTATGTTTGATCCTGGAGTTGATGAACAGGAAGTAGAAGAG GGTTACGCAGCCATCCACACCATCCAGAGGTGGTCCGAACTGAACTGGGCCAGCCACTGGGTCGTGTTCGCCTGCTGGGTCTTCTACCGTTTAATTCAGTAA
- the LOC115021090 gene encoding protein-serine O-palmitoleoyltransferase porcupine-like isoform X2, translating to MDLSSRLAVWQQLAESCGVSTVQQGLQQVWKLLLLCLLCRLCFRLGGVSTLKHVVSVLAGMYGLFLFFELHMLWVLLLSALCYLVLLLSRHSSSRGLFLSVVILIYLLVGELHLIDLVTWHKIRGSQMVVAMKAISLAFDLDRGTVGSLPSPAEFLGYVLFVGTVIFGPWISFSSYKNAIEGKKVSWLWLRSSSLCLLKSQICLLVSTCVAPYLFPLLIPIHGNTVTQKWLHAYENAVSFHFSNYFVGHLSEGTSMLAGAGFTEEKDNIRWDMSVVKPLGVEMPRSMVLVVTSWNIPMSRWLKTYAFKNAMKLGTFPAILVTYTASALLHGLSFHLGAVLLSLGFITYVEHVLRRKLASIFSACILSRPCTSDCSHQHKKEYWVMLLNLVFSLLTIFHLTYLGSMFDPGVDEQEVEEGYAAIHTIQRWSELNWASHWVVFACWVFYRLIQ from the exons ATGGACCTGTCCAGCAGGCTGGCGGTGTGGCAGCAGCTGGCGGAGAGCTGTGGAGTCAGCACAGTCCAGCAGGGCCTGCAGCAGGTgtggaagctgctgctgctctgcctcctctgtAGACTCTGCTTCAGGCTGG GAGGTGTGTCCACTTTGAAGCATGTAGTGTCAGTCTTGGCTGGGATGTACGGCCTCTTCCTGTTCTTTGAGCTGCACATGCTGTGGGTGCTTTTGCTCAGTGCACTGTGTTACCTCGTTCTACTCCTCAGCCGACACTCCAGCAGCAGAGGGCTCTTCCTCTCGGTTGTCATCCTCATCTACCTCCTTGTTGG AGAGTTGCATTTGATTGACCTGGTGACCTGGCATAAAATAAGAG gctctcAGATGGTGGTGGCCATGAAGGCCATCTCTCTGGCCTTCGACCTGGACAGAGGGACGGTTGGCAGTCTGCCCTCCCCAGCTGAGTTCCTGGGCTATGTTCTGTTTGTGGGCACTGTGATCTTCGGCCCTTGGATCAGCTTCTCCAGTTATAAGAACGCCATTGAGGGCAAAAAAGTG AGCTGGCTGTGGCTGCGTAGttcctccctctgcctcctgAAGAGTCAGATCTGTCTGCTGGTCTCCACCTGCGTCGCCCCTTACCTCTTCCCTTTGTTAATCCCCATCCACggaaacacagtcacacagaa GTGGCTGCATGCTTATGAGAATGCGGTGTCCTTCCACTTCAGTAACTACTTTGTGGGTCACCTCAGTGAAGGCACCAGCATGCTGGCTGGAGCTGGCTTCACTGAAGAAAAGGACAACATCAGATG GGATATGAGTGTGGTGAAGCCTCTCGGGGTGGAGATGCCTCGCTCCATGGTGCTGGTGGTGACGTCCTGGAACATCCCCATGTCTCGATGGCTCAAAACCT ATGCCTTTAAAAATGCCATGAAACTGGGGACTTTTCCAGCCATCCTGGTGACGTACACAGCCAGTGCTCTACTGCAT GGTCTGAGCTTTCACCTGGGAGCTGTTCTGCTCTCTTTGGGCTTCATCACATATGTTGAACATG TTCTGAGAAGGAAGCTTGCATCCATCTTCAGTGCCTGTATCCTGTCCAGGCCCTGCACTTCTGACTGCAGCCATCAGCACAAGAAG GAGTATTGGGTGATGTTGCTGAACCTGGTTTTCAGCTTGCTAACCATCTTCCACCTCACCTACCTGGGCTCTATGTTTGATCCTGGAGTTGATGAACAGGAAGTAGAAGAG GGTTACGCAGCCATCCACACCATCCAGAGGTGGTCCGAACTGAACTGGGCCAGCCACTGGGTCGTGTTCGCCTGCTGGGTCTTCTACCGTTTAATTCAGTAA
- the LOC115020776 gene encoding organic solute transporter subunit alpha, with amino-acid sequence MGRRANCSWIEPEIPLSSHIFSVTIKDELWLFLIPAGLALILLGVFLEEVGFFLRHIPSSRRKRLYLWILGMYPVFALTSLIALYVPRSSSLCNFVASLYHSTTLLKFMGLITDFFGGKARMLAALSGQQVSPDPFPCCCCCCLPMVTINSSSRGWMMAAVLQLSVVRSILFFVTLVLWTDEQYDYGDVDSVNPNVYVNAIIGVSTFVSFYGHLLFYKATNSALHGFGLRAKFICIIVVLVLCGLQSGILETMGALEVIPCTPPFSVLTRSQLIYHYCVIVEMFCIGLYARHTFRKVEPSVAEDVEGPVGVWQLEKAVQTDDLHMTHYKPGLLGRCLVSAYNPSYSSDSEDSLCRIEHAPLDGFPFPQARGQQPGRPEPGEPRSAEQPGVDLTHITVRAEMNYQDSKDVTVV; translated from the exons ATGGGAAGAAGGGCCAACTGTAGCTGGATTGAGCCTGAGATCCCTCTGTCATCACACATCTTCAGTGTAA CTATTAAAGATGAGCTGTGGCTCTTCCTCATCCCAGCTGGCCTGGCTCTCATTCTACTGGGGGTGTTTCTGGAGGAGGTGGGCTTCTTCCTGCGCCACATTCCCTCGTCCAGACGGAAACGACTGTACCTGTGGATATTAGGAATGTATCCG GTGTTTGCCTTGACCTCCCTTATAGCGCTGTATGTGCCACGCTCTTCCTCACTGTGTAACTTCGTTGCTTCACT gtatcaCTCCACCACCTTGCTGAAGTTCATGGGACTGATCACAGACTTCTTTGGAGGGAAAGCTCGTATGCTAGCTGCTTTGTCTGGGCAGCAGGTATCTCCAGATCCTttcccctgctgctgctgctgctgtctcccAATGGTGACCATCAACAG cagcagccgtgGCTGGATGATGGCGGCTGTGCTGCAGCTCTCTGTTGTCCGCAGCATCTTGTTCTTTGTCACTCTGGTGCTGTGGACAGATGAACAGTATGACTATGGTGAT GTGGACTCGGTCAACCCCAACGTGTATGTGAACGCTATTATAGGTGTGTCAACCTTCGTGTCCTTCTACGGCCACCTTCTCTTTTACAAAGCCACTAATAGTGCTTTACATGGCTTTGGACTGAGAGCCAAGTTCATCTGCATCATCGTGGTGTTGGTGCTGTGTGGCCTGCAGAGTGGCATCTTAGAGACCATGGGTGCTCTGGAGGTTATCCCCTGCACACCACCCTTCTCTGTCCTGACCAGGTCCCAGT TGATCTACCACTACTGTGTGATTGTGGAGATGTTCTGCATTGGCCTGTATGCCCGCCACACTTTCCGTAAGGTGGAGCCGAGCGTGGCGGAGGATGTGGAGGGGCCCGTCGGTGTCTGGCAGTTGGAAAAGGCTGTTCAAACGGACGACCTTCACATGACGCATTACAAGCCAGGCCTGCTCGGTCGCTGCCTCGTCAGCGCCTACAATCCCAGTTACAGCAGTGACAGCGAGGACAGCCTGTGCAGGATAGAGCATGCACCTCTGGATGGTTTCCCCTTCCCTCAGGCCAGAGGTCAGCAGCCAGGCAGGCCAGAACCAGGGGAGCCCAGGTCTGCTGAGCAACCTGGTGTAGATCTGACCCACATAACTGTCAGGGCTGAGATGAACTATCAGGACTCTAAAGATGTCACTGTGGTTTGA